A single genomic interval of Nostoc commune NIES-4072 harbors:
- a CDS encoding type II toxin-antitoxin system RelE/ParE family toxin, which translates to MKNLVWSPTFVRAFKRLVKKNPELRSQIEQVLEQIAEDSFQLSLRSHKLKGDSSGRYSCSIDYRNRILFKFVTNPESGEEEIFLLTLGSHDEVY; encoded by the coding sequence GTGAAAAATTTGGTTTGGAGTCCGACTTTTGTTCGTGCTTTTAAGCGTCTAGTCAAGAAAAATCCTGAGTTACGTTCTCAAATTGAGCAGGTATTAGAACAAATTGCTGAAGACTCATTTCAACTCAGTTTACGTAGTCACAAACTAAAAGGTGATTCATCGGGTAGATACTCATGTTCAATTGATTATCGTAATCGGATTTTATTTAAATTTGTTACAAATCCTGAATCAGGAGAGGAAGAAATTTTCTTGCTAACTTTAGGTTCCCATGATGAGGTTTACTAA
- a CDS encoding pentapeptide repeat-containing protein: protein MAFWNVDVFSSISVKKFSDKSNLAGGRAIAANLQQANLSYANLEQADLKDTNLDGAIFYNTIMPAGTIKNE from the coding sequence ATAGCTTTCTGGAATGTAGATGTTTTTTCTAGCATCAGCGTCAAAAAATTTAGTGATAAGTCTAATTTAGCTGGTGGTAGGGCGATCGCCGCTAATTTACAGCAAGCTAATCTCAGTTACGCCAATCTTGAACAAGCAGACTTGAAAGATACAAACCTTGACGGTGCTATTTTTTACAATACAATCATGCCTGCTGGTACTATAAAGAATGAATGA
- a CDS encoding peptidoglycan DD-metalloendopeptidase family protein, translating into MTLPFRQLILCSLVSALSLVSTLPNINSAKAAVGGCPTPALSRFKRHKVVRGETLESIAQRYNLIPTTIIGMNPALQSGAIAPVGSVLQIPPYNGIVVEVPRGQTWRQVAAQYKVRADSLFEVNGCQQDPRIVFVPGVNWSPNGVVTKSPLPTDAGTPNRASLSGYPLGEVATVGLAYGWQINPATGQVFFHSGVDLLAPIGTDVLAIAPGTVAFANDQGSYGKLVIINHSGGLQSRYAQLDSIKVSVGQQVKKGDLLGTVGTSGQPTSSQPHLHFEVRSSSSLGWVAEDPNGYLKK; encoded by the coding sequence ATGACTTTACCCTTTCGTCAACTGATTCTCTGTAGCTTAGTTAGCGCCTTGAGCTTAGTATCCACACTGCCAAACATCAACAGTGCCAAAGCTGCTGTGGGTGGTTGCCCAACTCCAGCCCTATCTCGCTTCAAACGCCATAAAGTTGTTCGTGGCGAAACTTTGGAGAGCATAGCGCAACGCTACAATCTCATACCTACAACTATTATCGGCATGAATCCAGCTTTGCAGAGCGGTGCAATCGCACCCGTTGGTAGTGTACTTCAAATTCCTCCCTACAATGGGATTGTAGTCGAAGTGCCTCGTGGTCAAACTTGGCGACAAGTAGCAGCACAATACAAAGTTCGTGCTGACAGCCTTTTTGAAGTGAATGGCTGCCAACAAGACCCTAGAATTGTGTTTGTTCCGGGGGTAAATTGGTCGCCCAATGGTGTTGTAACTAAGTCCCCCTTACCTACTGATGCAGGTACACCAAACCGTGCATCCTTGTCTGGATATCCTTTGGGAGAAGTGGCAACTGTGGGATTAGCTTACGGCTGGCAAATTAATCCTGCTACAGGTCAAGTTTTCTTCCACAGTGGTGTTGATTTATTAGCACCAATTGGTACAGATGTGCTAGCGATCGCGCCTGGAACCGTAGCCTTTGCTAATGACCAAGGTTCTTATGGCAAATTGGTCATTATTAACCACAGTGGCGGACTCCAAAGCCGCTATGCCCAGCTTGACAGCATCAAGGTTTCTGTCGGTCAACAAGTAAAAAAAGGAGACTTACTGGGAACAGTAGGCACTAGTGGACAACCAACCTCCAGTCAACCGCACCTCCATTTTGAAGTGCGTTCTAGCTCATCTCTGGGTTGGGTAGCAGAAGATCCAAACGGTTATTTGAAAAAATGA
- a CDS encoding isochorismatase, translating to MNTQITTQLPIPPHFNPNKVGEVWRVPYQERAAEAEIWAKQHDIKPASLDKSRICLLLIDVQNTFCIPGFELFVGGKSGNGAVDDNVRLCEFIYRNLGVITKIVPTLDTHTATQIFHPIFWVNAAGEHPTPAATNITPKDIEQGIWKVNPVVADTVTNGDYELLEKHTYHYVKQLSQDGKYPLTVWPYHSMLGGIGHALVSSVEEAIFFHSIARQSQTQFEIKGENPLTENYSILRPEVLEDFEQRPLGQKNTRLIKQLLEYDAVIIGGQAKSHCVAWTIDDLLTEIKQVDATLAQKIYLLENCTSPVVVPGVVDYTEQADAAFTRFAEAGMHIVKSSENIASFF from the coding sequence ATGAACACCCAAATAACAACCCAACTACCCATTCCCCCGCATTTTAACCCCAATAAGGTAGGAGAAGTCTGGCGCGTACCTTACCAAGAACGTGCCGCCGAAGCTGAAATCTGGGCAAAACAACACGATATCAAACCTGCATCTTTAGATAAAAGCCGGATTTGCTTACTATTAATTGATGTCCAAAATACGTTCTGCATCCCTGGATTTGAATTATTTGTAGGTGGAAAATCTGGGAATGGGGCAGTGGATGATAATGTTAGGTTATGTGAGTTTATTTATCGCAACTTGGGAGTAATTACAAAAATTGTACCTACTCTGGATACCCACACAGCAACACAAATCTTCCATCCGATCTTTTGGGTGAATGCCGCCGGAGAACATCCTACTCCAGCAGCTACCAACATTACCCCAAAAGACATCGAACAAGGTATCTGGAAAGTTAATCCAGTAGTTGCTGACACTGTTACTAATGGGGATTATGAATTATTAGAAAAACATACTTACCATTACGTTAAGCAACTAAGTCAAGACGGTAAATATCCCCTGACAGTTTGGCCTTATCATTCTATGTTGGGTGGTATTGGTCATGCTTTAGTTTCATCAGTAGAAGAAGCGATATTTTTTCACAGCATTGCTCGTCAGAGTCAGACACAATTTGAAATTAAAGGTGAGAATCCCTTAACAGAAAATTATTCTATTTTGCGTCCAGAGGTGTTGGAAGATTTTGAGCAACGTCCACTTGGTCAAAAAAACACGCGTCTGATTAAGCAACTTTTAGAATATGATGCAGTAATTATTGGTGGTCAAGCTAAAAGTCACTGCGTCGCTTGGACAATTGACGATTTATTAACAGAAATTAAACAGGTAGATGCCACCCTTGCTCAAAAAATCTATTTGCTAGAAAATTGCACTTCTCCTGTTGTTGTTCCTGGTGTTGTGGACTACACAGAACAGGCAGATGCAGCATTTACAAGGTTTGCAGAGGCAGGAATGCACATCGTAAAATCTAGCGAAAATATAGCATCTTTTTTTTAA
- the ispG gene encoding (E)-4-hydroxy-3-methylbut-2-enyl-diphosphate synthase translates to MQTLPIVDTSNTTSSQPTFDTTIKRRKTRPVKVGNVTIGGGYPVVVQSMINEDTLDIDGSVAGIRRLHEIGCEIVRVTVPSMAHAKALAEIKQKLIKTYQDVPIVADVHHNGLKIAVEVAKHIEKVRINPGLYVFEKPNVNRTEYTKAEFDEIGEKIRETLEPLVVSLRDQGKSMRIGVNHGSLAERMLFTYGDTPEGMVESAIEFIRICESLDFRNLVISMKASRVPVMLAAYRLIAKRMDELGMDYPLHLGVTEAGDGEYGRIKSTAGIATLLADGIGDTIRVSLTEAPEKEIPVCYSILQALGLRKTMVEYVACPSCGRTLFNLEEVLHKVREATKHLTGLDIAVMGCIVNGPGEMADADYGYVGKTPGYISLYRGREEIKKVPEDKGVEELINLIKGDERWVEP, encoded by the coding sequence ATGCAAACTCTGCCCATAGTAGATACTTCAAATACGACATCCAGCCAACCTACCTTTGATACAACCATCAAGCGGCGTAAAACCCGTCCTGTAAAGGTGGGAAATGTCACCATTGGCGGTGGCTACCCCGTTGTAGTGCAGTCAATGATTAACGAAGACACCCTTGATATTGATGGTTCTGTAGCTGGTATTCGTCGTCTGCACGAAATAGGCTGCGAAATTGTCCGCGTCACAGTGCCCAGTATGGCTCATGCTAAAGCTTTAGCAGAAATCAAACAAAAATTAATAAAAACTTACCAAGACGTGCCCATTGTGGCTGATGTCCATCACAACGGACTAAAAATCGCCGTGGAAGTTGCCAAGCACATAGAAAAAGTGCGGATTAATCCGGGGTTATATGTCTTTGAAAAGCCCAACGTCAATCGAACCGAGTATACTAAAGCCGAATTTGACGAAATTGGCGAAAAAATCCGCGAAACCTTAGAACCTCTGGTAGTTTCTTTGCGCGATCAAGGTAAATCGATGCGAATTGGGGTAAATCACGGTTCTCTCGCTGAAAGGATGCTATTTACATACGGTGACACCCCAGAAGGCATGGTGGAATCTGCCATAGAATTCATTCGCATTTGTGAATCTCTAGATTTCCGCAACTTGGTAATTTCCATGAAAGCCTCACGAGTACCAGTGATGCTAGCCGCCTATCGCCTGATAGCCAAGCGCATGGATGAACTGGGTATGGATTATCCGCTACATTTAGGCGTTACCGAAGCCGGTGATGGCGAATATGGGCGAATTAAATCCACGGCTGGTATTGCTACCTTACTTGCTGATGGTATTGGCGATACAATTCGCGTCTCACTTACAGAAGCCCCAGAAAAAGAAATTCCCGTCTGCTACAGCATTCTCCAAGCTTTGGGATTGCGAAAAACGATGGTGGAATACGTCGCTTGTCCTTCTTGTGGACGCACTTTGTTTAACCTAGAAGAAGTGTTGCACAAAGTTCGGGAAGCCACTAAACACTTAACTGGTCTTGACATAGCGGTTATGGGTTGTATTGTCAATGGCCCCGGAGAAATGGCGGATGCCGACTATGGTTATGTTGGCAAAACACCTGGTTACATTTCTTTGTATCGTGGCAGAGAGGAAATTAAAAAAGTCCCAGAAGATAAAGGTGTAGAGGAATTAATTAACCTGATTAAGGGAGATGAACGCTGGGTAGAACCGTAA